One Lachancea thermotolerans CBS 6340 chromosome F complete sequence DNA window includes the following coding sequences:
- the NOP16 gene encoding Nop16p (similar to uniprot|P40007 YER002W Saccharomyces cerevisiae NOP16 Constituent of 66S pre-ribosomal particles involved in 60S ribosomal subunit biogenesis), giving the protein MASVRRRKMAKSSVKKATRKLKNSARKVNITGNPIIAKNWDHSLTLSQNYKKLGLRSKLQAPAGGKEASLEKVIPKEPLVKKPFSGDSDEEWDSDSDSSEGSVPEDVVNEENIPLGEARILRDNEGNVLKVVYGKKANGSGDESSVAITPQETETVRELKAFAARPVVTKVRTPSEREEAWLKSLYEKHGDDYRKMFFDRKLNIMQQTESDIRKRVINWKLRNKISD; this is encoded by the coding sequence ATGGCATCCgttagaagaagaaagatggCGAAGTCCTCTGTCAAGAAGGCTacaagaaagctcaagaatAGTGCCAGAAAGGTTAACATAACAGGCAATCCCATCATCGCGAAGAACTGGGACCACTCTTTGACACTTTCTCAAAACTATAAAAAGCTTGGCCTAAGATCCAAATTGCAAGCACCTGCTGGTGGTAAGGAAGCAAGTCTGGAAAAGGTCATCCCCAAGGAACCATTAGTAAAGAAGCCTTTCTCGGGTGACAGTGACGAAGAATGGGACTCCGACAGCGATAGCTCGGAAGGAAGCGTCCCTGAGGATGTCGTAAATGAGGAAAACATACCACTTGGCGAGGCACGCATTTTACGGGACAATGAAGGAAACGTCTTGAAAGTTGTTTACGGAAAAAAAGCCAACGGAAGTGGTGACGAATCCTCAGTCGCTATAACCCCTCAAGAGACTGAAACAGTTAGGGAGTTGAAAGCGTTTGCAGCAAGACCGGTCGTGACAAAAGTGAGGACGCCGAGCGAAAGGGAGGAGGCGTGGTTGAAGTCTCTTTATGAGAAGCATGGGGATGACTATCGGAAGATGTTTTTTGATCGAAAGTTGAACATTATGCAGCAGACCGAGTCCGACATAAGGAAGAGGGTAATTAACTGGAAGCTTAGAAACAAGATTTCTGACTAG
- the PMI40 gene encoding mannose-6-phosphate isomerase PMI40 (highly similar to uniprot|P29952 YER003C Saccharomyces cerevisiae PMI40 mannose-6-phosphate isomerase), which produces MSNRLFRLDAGFQQYDWGKIGSSSAVAQFASHSDPSVAIEEDKPYAELWMGTHHKVPSLNHDTKQNLRDLIAAEPAKMLGQGNVEKFGSANELPFLFKVLSIEKVLSIQAHPDKELAKKLHMNDPSNYPDDNHKPEMAIAVTDFEGFCGFKPLEEIADELKRIPELRNIVGEEVSNQFVENYRASAVAGSAEDAENRKLLQSVFSKVMHATQEEITANSRSLIKRASDSPSDFNKKELPDLLIRLNKQFPDDVGLFCGGLLLNHCSLKAGEAIFLRAKDPHAYISGDIIECMAASDNVVRAGFTPKFKDVTNLVDMLTYAYDSVEDQKMKLEEFPRSSGDGKTVLYNPPIEEFAVLETTFKSGPGVRRFEGLQGPSILITTKGNGFIKSGETKLKSESGYVFFIAPETEVQVIAEDTDFTTYRAFVEPN; this is translated from the exons ATGAGCAACAGATTATTTAGATTAGATGCTG GCTTCCAGCAATATGATTGGGGAAAAATTGGATCGTCTTCGGCGGTGGCCCAATTCGCGTCTCATTCAGACCCATCTGTCGCTATCGAAGAAGATAAACCTTACGCAGAACTCTGGATGGGTACTCATCACAAGGTTCCGTCACTGAATCACGACACCAAACAAAACTTGCGCGATCTGATCGCAGCCGAGCCTGCGAAAATGCTGGGTCAAGGGAATGTTGAGAAGTTTGGATCCGCAAATGAATTGCCAttccttttcaaggtcCTTTCTATCGAGAAGGTTTTGTCCATCCAGGCCCATCCAGACAAGGAACTCGCTAAAAAGCTACACATGAATGATCCTAGCAACTATCCCGATGACAACCATAAGCCTGAAATGGCTATTGCTGTGACGGACTTCGAGGGTTTCTGTGGATTCAAAccgcttgaagaaattgccGATGAATTGAAACGTATCCCGGAGCTTAGAAACATTGTCGGCGAAGAGGTTAGCAATCAATTTGTGGAAAATTATCGCGCTTCTGCCGTTGCTGGATCCGCTGAAGACGCCGAGAACAggaagcttcttcagagtGTGTTTAGCAAGGTTATGCATGCTACTCAGGAGGAAATTACAGCAAACTCAAGATCGTTGATTAAAAGAGCTAGCGACTCTCCTTCGGACTTTAACAAAAAAGAACTCCCCGATCTGCTCATTAGATTGAATAAGCAATTTCCAGATGATGTTGGCCTATTTTGCGGCGGTTTGCTATTGAATCATTGTTCCTTGAAAGCTGGAGAGGCCATATTCCTCAGAGCAAAAGACCCTCATGCCTACATCAGTGGGGATATCATCGAGTGTATGGCTGCTTCTGACAATGTTGTTAGGGCTGGATTTACTCccaaattcaaagatgtGACAAACCTTGTTGATATGCTAACGTATGCTTATGATTCAGTTGAAGAccaaaaaatgaagttAGAGGAATTCCCCAGATCATCTGGTGACGGCAAAACTGTGCTTTACAACCCTCCTATCGAGGAATTTGCAGTGCTTGAAACAACGTTTAAGTCTGGCCCCGGAGTCAGACGTTTCGAAGGTTTGCAAGGTCCTAGCATCTTGATTACAACTAAGGGCAATGGTTTCATAAAGAGTGGCGAAACCAAGTTAAAGTCCGAGTCTGGTtatgtctttttcattgcGCCTGAAACCGAGGTTCAAGTTATCGCAGAGGATACTGATTTTACCACCTACAGAGCTTTTGTTGAACCAAACTAA
- a CDS encoding KLTH0F13156p (conserved hypothetical protein), with the protein MNRFVDTTESWIETSNGNRISKYAEIRGGQRIILSGFCVLSKNCKLLGNVAIKNEDDAAISMGLLCIVGKGCVLKPPRIGFKIDNLSGSRVPVHSSLCMGSFILIGSNCEISCKQIGRRIVLGCNVTLSRGCELGDVVIVDKNVKVPEKCKVPSYSRVRRHPVLPGSVSFISLLGSMRKCIEDWCRMEYMGLAVDLEQIVSQI; encoded by the coding sequence ATGAACCGATTCGTCGACACCACCGAAAGCTGGATCGAAACAAGCAACGGCAACcgaatttcaaaatatgcTGAAATACGTGGTGGACAAAGGATCATTCTTTCAGGCTTCTGCGttctttcgaaaaactgcAAGTTACTTGGAAATGTCGCCATAAAGAATGAGGACGACGCCGCGATTTCAATGGGACTGCTTTGTATTGTAGGAAAAGGCTGCGTGCTAAAGCCTCCCCGAATTGGTTTCAAGATAGATAACTTATCTGGGTCAAGAGTACCTGTTCACAGTTCTTTGTGTATGGGATCTTTTATTTTGATTGGATCGAACTGCGAAATTAGCTGCAAACAAATTGGAAGAAGGATTGTGCTTGGTTGTAACGTTACACTTTCCCGTGGATGCGAACTGGGTGATGTTGTAATTGTTGATAAAAACGTCAAGGTTCCAGAAAAGTGCAAGGTTCCATCCTACAGCAGAGTTCGAAGACATCCTGTGCTGCCAGGGTCAGTCTCTTTCATTTCTTTACTTGGCAGTATGCGCAAGTGCATCGAGGACTGGTGCAGGATGGAATATATGGGTTTAGCGGTGGATTTAGAGCAGATAGTGTCTCAAATATAA
- the YND1 gene encoding apyrase (similar to uniprot|P40009 YER005W Saccharomyces cerevisiae YND1 Yeast Nucleoside Diphosphatase) gives MRQSQGNALNHDQYGVVIDAGSSGSRVYIYKWQDPAYTSKVGDTENLYSVPRISLSKEWTTKTSPGLSSFKKKPNKAFKDHIKPLLQFAEDIIPKENLKSTPVFIQATAGMRLLSDKKRDLILGDLCSGIKHSTNFLLEDCRSQVQVIDGETEGIYGWIGLNYLLKNFDNYNASDELHTSFGFMDMGGGSAQVAYVPNNPREIEKHDDDISSVILRSLNGETQTWRVFVGTWLGFGANEARSRYLAQIVNSLPENTNDRNDDDFLTRELVDPCMLKGSHTKFKFKDKYFHFSGSGNFEHCSKSIFPLLRKDTPCIEEPCLFNGVHAPAIDFYNDKFIGTSEYWYTANDVFQVGGEYNFHDFSQKVKEFCESDWKEVEEHSKNGRYNNIPIKLLLDSCFKANWILSVLHEGFDMPRVGIEITDDQETKDRDTSEGAAASVAFQSTDSIEGYDLSWTLGKMVLYVSGLVEASRGDASVGISPSRNDIKIFGKDFIPGSILGQGLSATESSSLFKQFMKIIVVVVVAIIALMLWTVLFPQKASRVSRLKSFVKYLKSRLSRWWRSDLPRLSSLSSLEEGLFVRTGLESDDRDGNQVRSRSMVSLEDARKLSAEQYSMDSPVSNHSGNKFVRTNLRPAFSLADFSKFAKSAPSDRESGHVNI, from the coding sequence ATGCGCCAATCACAAGGAAATGCATTAAACCACGACCAGTATGGGGTTGTTATTGACGCTGGCTCCTCTGGATCACGAGTGTACATTTACAAATGGCAGGACCCTGCGTACACATCAAAGGTTGGAGACACCGAAAACTTATATTCAGTCCCTCGCATTTCACTTAGCAAGGAATGGACGACGAAAACCTCCCCAGGCTTATCAAGTTTTAAAAAGAAACCAAATAAGGCGTTTAAAGACCACATCAAGCCCCTGCTTCAGTTTGCTGAGGATATTATACCAAAAGAAAATCTAAAATCGACGCCCGTTTTTATTCAAGCTACTGCGGGTATGAGGCTGCTCTCAGACAAGAAGCGTGACTTGATCTTAGGTGATCTTTGTTCTGGGATAAAACATTCTACAAACTTCCTTCTGGAGGACTGTAGATCACAAGTTCAGGTTATAGATGGAGAGACTGAGGGGATCTATGGGTGGATTGGACTAAATTACTTGCTTAAAAATTTCGACAACTACAACGCATCTGACGAGCTTCACACCTCCTTCGGTTTTATGGACATGGGCGGCGGTTCAGCTCAAGTTGCATATGTACCGAATAATCCGCGCGAGATTGAAAAACATGACGATGATATTTCTTCGGTTATTCTAAGAAGCTTAAATGGCGAAACGCAGACATGGAGGGTTTTTGTTGGTACTTGGCTTGGATTCGGCGCCAACGAGGCTAGAAGCAGATATCTCGCTCAAATTGTCAATAGTCTTCCAGAAAATACAAATGATCGAAATGATGATGACTTTCTCACGCGCGAGCTAGTCGACCCGTGTATGCTAAAGGGTTCACACACTAAattcaaattcaaagacaaatACTTCCACTTTTCTGGCTCTGGGAACTTTGAACATTGCTCAAAGTCGATCTTTCCTTTGTTAAGAAAAGATACACCGTGTATTGAAGAGCCCTGTTTGTTTAATGGTGTTCATGCTCCTGCAATTGACTTTTATAATGACAAGTTCATTGGGACCTCAGAGTACTGGTATACTGCTAATGACGTCTTTCAAGTTGGAGGGGAGTATAATTTTCACGACTTCAGTCAAAAGGTGAAGGAGTTTTGTGAGAGTGACTGGAAGGAGGTCGAGGAACACAGTAAAAATGGCAGGTATAATAACATACCAATAAAACTACTGCTTGATTCATGTTTCAAGGCGAATTGGATCTTGAGTGTTTTACACGAGGGGTTTGATATGCCCAGGGTTGGTATTGAAATTACAGACGATCAGGAAACAAAAGATAGAGACACCTCCGAAGGTGCCGCGGCATCTGTTGCATTTCAAAGCACCGACTCAATCGAAGGGTACGACTTATCTTGGACCTTAGGGAAGATGGTTCTTTATGTTTCAGGGTTAGTGGAAGCAAGTCGGGGTGACGCTTCAGTGGGAATTAGTCCCAGCAGGAACgatatcaaaatttttgggaAGGATTTTATTCCGGGGTCAATTTTGGGGCAAGGATTATCAGCGACAGAATCCAGCAGCTTGTTTAAGCAATTCATGAAGATCATCGTTGTGGTGGTGGTTGCAATAATTGCGCTGATGCTGTGGACAGTGCTTTTTCCGCAGAAAGCGTCAAGAGTTTCGAGATTAAAATCGTTTGTAAAATACTTAAAGTCAAGGCTCTCTCGGTGGTGGCGCTCTGATCTTCCTCGCTTGAGCTCACTGTcctctttggaagaaggaTTGTTTGTTCGGACCGGTTTGGAAAGTGATGACCGCGATGGGAATCAAGTTagaagcagaagcatgGTAAGCTTGGAAGACGCCAGAAAACTGTCGGCGGAGCAATACTCCATGGACAGTCCAGTTTCAAACCACTCTGGTAATAAATTTGTTCGAACGAATCTGCGTCCCGCATTTTCGCTTGCCGATTTTAGCAAATTTGCGAAGTCAGCGCCTTCCGATAGAGAGAGCGGCCATGTTAATATATAA
- the SUA7 gene encoding transcription factor TFIIB (highly similar to uniprot|P29055 Saccharomyces cerevisiae YPR086W SUA7 Transcription factor TFIIB a general transcription factor required for transcription initiation and start site selection by RNA polymerase II), producing the protein MSLPAAASANAAASARRRGPNLNIVVSCPECKIYPPKVAERFSEGDVVCAMCGLVLSDRIVDTRSEWRTFSNDDQNGDDPSRVGEASNPLLDGNHLSTRIGQAQGSDVKFTRDLNRAQSKSIVDKKDNELQAAYAKITMMCDAAELPKIVKDCAKEAYKICYEERALKGKSQESIMASVILVGCRRAEVGRSFKEILSLTNVKKKEIGKTFTIIKSILREKNANGFANIDTATISSGQTSAETFIPRFCSHLGLSVQIANAAEYTAKHCKDINVLAGKSPITIAASAIYLAIQLFKVNISASQVSHTLQVTEGTIKGGYKILYEFRDKVVDPQLIASGKISFDSLPKVNDKNEKSAGDN; encoded by the coding sequence ATGTCTttgccagcagcagcgagcGCAAACGCAGCGGCGTCTGCGAGAAGAAGGGGTCCCAACTTGAATATCGTGGTTTCCTGTCCTGAATGTAAAATATATCCTCCGAAGGTGGCAGAAAGGTTTAGTGAGGGTGATGTGGTGTGCGCCATGTGCGGCTTAGTTCTCTCTGATAGAATAGTGGACACTAGATCCGAGTGGCGTACCTTTTCAAACGATGACCAAAATGGTGATGATCCGAGCCGTGTGGGTGAGGCTTCGAATCCCCTTCTTGACGGCAACCACTTGTCTACAAGAATTGGTCAGGCGCAAGGAAGCGATGTTAAATTTACCAGGGATCTAAATCGCGCACAAAGCAAAAGTATAGTGGATAAGAAGGACAACGAGCTGCAGGCTGCGTATGCAAAAATCACAATGATGTGTGACGCTGCGGAGTTACCCAAAATTGTTAAGGATTGCGCCAAAGAAGCTTACAAGATTTGCTACGAGGAGAGGGCTTTGAAGGGCAAGTCACAAGAAAGTATAATGGCTTCAGTCATCCTTGTTGGATGTAGACGGGCAGAAGTTGGCAGATCATTCAAAGAGATACTATCTTTAACAaatgtcaaaaaaaaagaaatTGGAAAGACATTCACGATAATTAAGAGCATCTTGAGAGAGAAGAATGCTAACGGATTTGCAAACATAGATACTGCAACAATATCTTCGGGCCAAACTTCGGCAGAGACATTTATTCCACGGTTTTGTTCTCATTTGGGCCTTTCTGTACAAATTGCTAATGCGGCAGAATATACCGCGAAACATTGTAAGGACATCAATGTTTTAGCGGGCAAGTCGCCCATAACAATAGCTGCATCTGCAATTTACTTGGCAATCCAGCTCTTTAAAGTCAACATATCGGCTTCTCAAGTCTCTCACACTCTTCAAGTCACAGAAGGTACAATAAAAGGTGGCTACAAGATACTTTATGAGTTCAGGGATAAAGTTGTCGATCCTCAGTTAATTGCAAGTGGAAAAATTAGTTTTGATAGCTTGCCTAAAGTTAATGacaaaaatgaaaagagTGCGGGCGACAACTAG
- the NUG1 gene encoding RNA-binding GTPase NUG1 (similar to uniprot|P40010 Saccharomyces cerevisiae YER006W NUG1 GTPase that associates with nuclear 60S pre-ribosomes required for export of 60S ribosomal subunits from the nucleus), with protein sequence MKVRKRSSKRTSTRMREGIKKKAAAQHRKERKLAKKDPTWKSNKKRDPGIPASFPYKNKILEAIEVRKAQEAEEKLANLQRKLEEKQRAAESGEIIMDEMEDDEGGESDLTALVESAQQAAAEFNGENGVDQESSEPQEVVEYDIDFFAGDSESTTELEKSRKAYDKIFKTVVDASDVILYVLDARNPEGTRSRKVEQAVLQSQGKRLILILNKVDLIPPFVLEQWLAFLKSSFPTIPLRAAPGATNASSFNKKLSQSGTAAALLESLKTYANNSNFKRSIVVGVIGYPNVGKSSVINALTSRRGGFSKVCPVGNQAGVTTSLREVKIDNKLKILDSPGICFPSDTGKKTKKEQEAELALLNALPAKHIVDPYPAVLMLVKRLSKSEEMTEAFKRLYDLPPIPAADANSFTKQFLIHVARKRGRIGKGGIPNLSSAGISVLNDWRDGKILGWVLPNSSKDGSHNEASTGGSAIESKKAPQRVEQTSVVSEWSKEFDLDGLFASLDNAVANENQNGDADMN encoded by the coding sequence ATGAAGGTGAGAAAGCGTAGTTCCAAAAGAACCTCCACTCGCATGAGGGAGGgtatcaagaagaaagccGCCGCTCAACATAGAAAGGAAAGGAAGTTGGCTAAAAAAGATCCGACATGGAAGTcaaacaagaagcgcgaTCCAGGCATTCCTGCAAGCTTCCCATACAAGAATAAAATTCTGGAAGCTATTGAAGTCAGGAAAGCTCAGgaggctgaagaaaaacttgCAAACTTGCAGCGCAAGCTGGAGGAGAAGCAGAGAGCGGCCGAAAGTGGGGAAATTATCATGGACGAAATGGAAGACGATGAGGGTGGAGAGTCCGACCTTACGGCGCTTGTCGAGTCTGCCCAACAAGCAGCCGCTGAGTTCAATGGTGAGAACGGCGTTGAtcaagaaagctctgagCCACAAGAAGTTGTCGAATACGATATTGATTTTTTCGCTGGCGATAGTGAATCCACCacagagcttgaaaagtcCAGAAAGGCTTACGAcaagattttcaagactGTAGTGGACGCCTCAGATGTGATTTTGTACGTTTTGGATGCGCGCAATCCAGAGGGAACAAGGTCGAGAAAGGTTGAACAGGCAGTGCTTCAAAGCCAGGGCAAAagattgattttgattttgaacaaggtcGATCTGATTCCTCCATTCGTACTGGAACAGTGGCtggcttttttgaaatcgAGTTTCCCAACTATTCCTCTTAGAGCAGCACCAGGTGCTACTAACGCATCCTCATTCAATAAAAAGCTCAGTCAAAGCGGCACTGCAGCCGCTCTCCTGGAATCTTTGAAGACTTACGCAAATAACTCGAATTTCAAGAGGTCCATTGTTGTGGGTGTGATCGGCTACCCCAACGTCGGAAAATCTTCTGTCATAAACGCATTGACTTCACGGAGGGGCGGATTTTCGAAGGTTTGTCCTGTAGGGAACCAGGCAGGTGTTACCACATCTCTGCGAGAAGTCAAAATCGATAATAAACTAAAGATTCTCGACTCTCCAGGTATCTGCTTCCCTAGCGACACGGGgaaaaagaccaagaaggaacaagaagctgagcTAGCTTTATTGAATGCTTTACCCGCAAAGCACATTGTCGACCCATATCCAGCTGTTTTGATGCTCGTGAAGAGGCTTTCCAAATCTGAGGAAATGACCGAAGCCTTTAAGCGGTTATACGACTTGCCACCCATTCCAGCTGCTGATGCTAACTCCTTCACTAAGCAGTTCTTGATTCATGTTGCTCGTAAAAGAGGTCGGATTGGCAAGGGCGGTATCCCAAATTTGAGCAGTGCTGGTATATCCGTTTTGAACGACTGGAGAGACGGGAAGATCTTGGGCTGGGTATTGCCTAATTCTTCTAAAGACGGCTCTCACAATGAGGCGTCCACCGGCGGCTCTGCTATTGAGTCTAAAAAAGCGCCTCAAAGGGTTGAGCAAACTTCAGTTGTGTCTGAGTGGTCGAAGGAGTTTGATCTTGATGGCTTGTTTGCTTCGCTAGATAACGCAGTAGCGAATGAAAACCAGAATGGAGACGCTGATATGAACTGA
- the PAC2 gene encoding Pac2p (weakly similar to uniprot|P39937 Saccharomyces cerevisiae YER007W PAC2 Microtubule effector required for tubulin heterodimer formation binds alpha-tubulin required for normal microtubule function null mutant exhibits cold-sensitive microtubules and sensitivity to benomyl) yields MIEIGDRLFVDGHTCSVLFIGYIPAWKDSRAFGLEWDEPKRGKHSGYLNGVEYFKTRIPNAGSFVKESKLLYAIQSRKSFVEAVNNVYLRGLENREDVFFGFKKVELFGLNVLASKNQDLENLKYLDLSAKLIASSGETKDLLALNFRFKSLTQLNLSSNLFKDFSEVSRVLSGIPHLRSLDISNNRFEVYSNAADAEQVQSLEELRANFCQLSTEGIANLLSYFPNLKRLELSGNCARELDSISFPASLSELSLAENCLSTMPLNIFEASVVRLNVSSNKIYSLLGGVFPKIEALDLSYCCIDRWDSIDEICTNFPNMKDFRINGNPLTMDESDDNVFLQLIGRNRNIDRLNGSFLTEKVRYDAEIYFMAQVSTQNATINKAGRQWNYLLQKHGPVSRGGGSIGSGTIFEILTVDLEFEGYKVRELSMLPSYSIRFLKTTISRTLSIPASEFNLYYVLEGGTQQEFSFEFSPISMFNIKSGDRICVDLKNAKRRSSAS; encoded by the coding sequence ATGATTGAAATTGGAGACAGGCTTTTTGTCGATGGCCACACATGTTCCGTCCTTTTCATTGGATACATCCCAGCATGGAAGGACAGTAGAGCGTTCGGGCTTGAGTGGGACGAACCTAAGCGAGGAAAACACAGCGGATATCTGAACGGAGTTGAATACTTCAAAACACGGATTCCCAACGCAGGTTCATTTGTCAAAGAATCCAAACTGCTATATGCTATTCAGAGCAGAAAGTCTTTTGTTGAGGCTGTAAACAACGTTTATTTAAGAGGGCTTGAAAACCGTGAGGACGTAttttttggcttcaagaaagttgagcTGTTCGGGTTAAACGTTTTAGCTTCTAAGAaccaagaccttgaaaatctcaagtATCTGGATCTTTCTGCGAAGCTCATTGCCTCCAGCGGAGAAACCAAGgatcttcttgctctcAATTTCAGGTTTAAAAGTTTAACCCAGCTAAATCTTTCCTCTAATTTATTCAAGGACTTCAGTGAGGTTTCAAGAGTGTTGAGTGGTATACCACATCTGCGTTCGCTAGACATTAGCAATAATCGATTCGAGGTTTATTCAAATGCTGCTGATGCCGAGCAAGTTCaatctttggaagaactgAGAGCTAACTTTTGCCAACTATCTACAGAGGGAATTGCAAATTTACTCTCTTACTTCCCCAACCTTAAGAGACTCGAGCTCAGCGGCAATTGCGCCCGTGAGCTAGATTCTATCTCTTTCCCGGCGTCTCTGAGTGAGCTCAGCCTCGCGGAAAATTGTTTGTCCACAATGCCTCTGAATATTTTCGAAGCTAGCGTTGTCCGTTTAAAtgtttcttcaaacaaaataTACAGTTTACTGGGTGgtgtttttccaaaaataGAGGCACTTGACCTGTCGTACTGCTGTATTGACCGATGGGATTCAATTGATGAGATTTGTACCAACTTCCCGAATATGAAGGATTTCAGAATTAACGGAAATCCCCTCACTATGGATGAGAGTGATGACAACGTATTTCTACAACTCATAGGCCGCAATCGAAACATTGATCGTTTAAACGGATCATTCCTTACCGAGAAAGTTCGGTATGATGCTGAGATCTATTTTATGGCACAAGTGTCCACTCAAAATGCAaccatcaacaaagccGGACGTCAATGGAACTATTTGCTGCAAAAGCACGGGCCTGTTAGCCGCGGGGGTGGGTCTATAGGATCGGGcaccatctttgaaattctgaCTGTAGATTTGGAGTTCGAAGGTTATAAAGTCAGAGAGCTCTCTATGCTGCCTAGCTATTCTATCCGGTTCCTCAAAACAACTATATCTAGAACTTTGTCAATCCCCGCTTCCGAGTTTAATTTATATTATGTCCTGGAAGGCGGCACACAGCAAGAATTcagctttgagttttcgCCCATCAGTATGTTTAACATTAAAAGCGGGGACAGAATATGTGTAGACCTTAAAAACGCGAAACGCAGATCTTCGGCTTCGTAG
- the TMA20 gene encoding translation machinery-associated protein 20 (similar to uniprot|P89886 YER007C-A Saccharomyces cerevisiae TMA20 Protein of unknown function that associates with ribosomes) produces MFRKEDVHSRSNVKSSVQRTLKTKLVSQFPKLEEVIDELVPKKSHVELIKCEDKIQLYAVDGEVCFFQKFDELIPTLKLVHKFPEAFPTVQVDRGAIKFVLSGANIMCPGLTSPGAQLPEAPGLEKDALVIVKAENKESALAVGRLLMSTEDIKSINKGHGVEMIHHLGDPLWTFSVE; encoded by the exons ATGTTTAGAAA AGAAGACGTGCATTCAAGATCGAACGTAAAATCTTCCGTTCAGCGTACTCTCAAGACCAAACTTGTTTCACAGTTTCCAAAACTAGAAGAGGTCATTGACGAGCTAGTTCCTAAAAAGAGCCACGTTGAGCTCATTAAGTGCGAAGATAAGATTCAGCTGTACGCTGTTGACGGTGAGGTgtgtttctttcaaaagtttgatgaGCTAAttccaactttgaagctggttCACAAGTTCCCTGAAGCATTCCCAACGGTTCAGGTGGATCGTGGTGCTATCAAGTTTGTACTGTCCGGTGCCAACATCATGTGTCCAGGTCTCACATCGCCGGGCGCGCAGCTGCCAGAGGCACCAGGGCTCGAAAAAGATGCATTGGTGATTGTTAAGGCAGAAAACAAGGAAAGCGCGCTAGCAGTCGGGAGGCTCCTCATGAGCACAGAGGATATCAAATCTATCAATAAAGGTCACGGAGTTGAAATGATTCACCATTTGGGCGATCCTTTGTGGACCTTTTCTGTCGAATGA